From a single Couchioplanes caeruleus genomic region:
- a CDS encoding AAA family ATPase, translating into MPADRPERANLHVAGPDDAAELLSGEQERPARIRTAWTAADIMAMTFAPPKWAVPGVLSEGVNLLCGPPKVGKSWMSLGLGVDVALGGKAFGSIPVERGPVLYLALEDTARRLQSRLGKVLGQRKAPAGLTLATECPPLPQGGDKAIAVWLDRNPDARMVIIDVFAKLRGNSAPGASAYDADYAAVGRAKKVADDYGVAFVLVHHVRKAGSDDFLTEVSGTNGLAGAADATLVLKRARNQGDGVLHVTGRDVDENEYALTFDSDAGAWQMLDGPAEDHQVGETRAAILRFLRTTPGSTPAAIAGAVGLKAATVRQTCSRMLADGQLAAEPGGRYRVPGVTAVTPVTGVTQPALTSGNDGDRASDIERAD; encoded by the coding sequence ATGCCGGCCGACCGGCCCGAACGAGCGAACCTGCACGTCGCAGGCCCGGACGACGCCGCCGAACTGCTCTCCGGAGAGCAAGAGCGGCCCGCCCGGATCCGCACCGCGTGGACCGCCGCCGACATCATGGCAATGACCTTCGCGCCGCCGAAGTGGGCCGTACCGGGCGTGCTGTCCGAGGGCGTCAACCTGCTCTGCGGGCCGCCCAAGGTCGGCAAGTCCTGGATGTCGCTCGGCCTCGGCGTCGACGTCGCCCTCGGCGGCAAAGCGTTCGGCTCCATCCCCGTCGAGCGCGGCCCAGTGCTCTACCTCGCCCTGGAGGACACCGCCCGGCGCCTCCAGTCCCGCCTCGGCAAGGTCCTCGGCCAGCGCAAGGCACCCGCCGGGCTGACCCTGGCCACCGAATGCCCGCCCCTGCCGCAGGGCGGCGACAAGGCCATCGCCGTATGGCTCGACCGCAACCCGGACGCACGGATGGTCATCATCGACGTTTTCGCCAAGCTCAGGGGCAACTCCGCCCCCGGCGCCTCGGCCTACGACGCCGACTACGCCGCCGTGGGCCGGGCGAAGAAAGTCGCCGACGACTACGGCGTCGCGTTCGTCCTTGTCCACCACGTCCGCAAGGCCGGATCCGACGACTTCCTCACCGAAGTGTCCGGCACCAACGGCCTCGCCGGGGCCGCCGACGCCACGTTGGTGCTCAAGCGGGCGCGCAACCAGGGCGACGGCGTGCTGCACGTGACCGGCCGCGACGTCGACGAGAACGAGTACGCGCTGACCTTCGACTCCGACGCCGGAGCGTGGCAGATGCTCGACGGCCCGGCCGAGGACCACCAGGTCGGCGAAACCCGCGCCGCGATCCTGCGGTTCCTGCGGACCACGCCGGGCAGCACACCGGCCGCCATCGCCGGTGCCGTGGGCCTCAAGGCCGCGACCGTGCGGCAGACCTGCTCGCGGATGCTCGCCGATGGGCAGCTCGCCGCCGAACCGGGCGGCCGGTACCGCGTACCTGGTGTCACGGCTGTCACTCCTGTAACTGGTGTCACTCAACCCGCGCTGACCAGCGGAAACGACGGTGACAGAGCGAGTGACATCGAGAGGGCCGACTGA